One window of Paroedura picta isolate Pp20150507F chromosome 2, Ppicta_v3.0, whole genome shotgun sequence genomic DNA carries:
- the ZSWIM2 gene encoding E3 ubiquitin-protein ligase ZSWIM2, with amino-acid sequence MAAVWRGRPVASPKLSWRQDQALGSTMRIVRELGPTAFVLREEEDEEEPLKVSLGNPHSCSCSTFGKEKDLCKHICWLLLKKFKLPRNHEYALKLGLAEREINYVLQGPHVAPQPKVAITCTKELQMADDGSIKQKEIQNEDVCPICQDVLFRKMLPVTYCRFGCGNNIHIVCMKIWADHQEGLERDSLVKCPLCREQFAPLKLILEEFRNCKRLVTAAEKQRLDRHLGVPCNNCRVCPIEGNCYKCAECSEYHLCYGCFSSSCHPSHTFVFREKRNQKWRSVEQILQLSTPEENKEHINPGENSHGEKDREKFSCVPQHVVNSLPTALVRKCSSLLDPGVQCRLCLKLFSLGQVAKFLPCNHKFHRKCIDHWLHKENGCPIDGHVVYNPLTWKDVPSKGKENPLGSQAQNKLAGKGEQELFIPGTGLFIQGTKPGHGSEKCQTACKGPSEFKQDLILNSYRYDRMRSSGTGPSSIRKTGNLKFSRYVRGLALVPRSHSDTISGTQTQNRSMNTFLYFKSLSS; translated from the exons ATGGCGGCCGTGTGGAGGGGGCGCCCGGTCGCCTCCCCGAAGCTGAGCTGGCGGCAGGACCAGGCGCTGGGCAGCACCATGCGCATCGTGCGGGAATTGGGGCCCACCGCTTTCGTCCtgcgggaggaggaggacgaggaagagccgctcAAG GTATCCCTGGGGAACCCTCACTCATGCAGCTGCTCAACGTTTGGGAAAGAGAAGGACCTCTGCAAACACATCTGCTG GTTATTACTGAAAAAATTCAAACTTCCAAGAAACCATGAAT ACGCTCTAAAGTTGGGTCTTGCAGAAAGAGAAATTAACTATGTGCTTCAGGGTCCTCATGTCGCTCCCCAACCCAAAGTAGCCATTACTTGCACAAAGGAGTTGCAGATGGCTGATGATGGGTCCATTAAACAGAAAGAAATCCAGAACGAGGATGTATGTCCAATTTGCCAGGATGTGCTATTTAGGAAGATGCTTCCTGTCACCTATTGCAG GTTTGGTTGTGGCAACAACATTCACATTGTATGTATGAAGATCTGGGCTGATCATCAGGAAGGACTAGAGAGAGACTCCTTAGTCAAGTGCCCCCTGTGTAGGGAACAGTTTGCTCCACTGAAGCTCATTTTGGAAGAATTCCGAAACTGCAAAAGACTCGTGACTGCAGCAGAAAAGCAACGTCTTGACAGGCATCTTGGAGTCCCTTGCAATAATTGCAGAGTATGCCCCATTGAGGGTAATTGCTATAa GTGCGCAGAATGTTCTGAATATCACCTCTGCTATGGTTGCTTTAGCAGCAGTTGCCATCCCTCGCATACTTTTGTGTTCCGAGAG aaaagaaatcagaaatggAGGTCAGTCGAACAGATATTGCAGCTGTCAACTCCAGAAGAAAATAAGGAACACATTAATCCAGGAGAGAATAGTCATGGAGAGAAAGACCGAGAGAA GTTCAGCTGTGTACCACAGCATGTAGTAAACTCCTTACCTACTGCGCTGGTTAGAAAATGTAGCAGTTTGCTTGATCCGGGTGTGCAGTGTAGACTCTGTCTGAAGCTCTTTTCCCTTGGTCAAGTTGCAAAATTCCTGCCATGTAATCATAAG TTTCACAGGAAATGCATCGACCATTGGTTACATAAAGAAAATGGATGCCCGATAGATGGACATGTTGTGTATAATCCCTTAACCTGGAAGGATGTCCCAAGCAAAGGCAAAGAAAATCCATTAGGATCTCAAGCTCAAAACAAACTTGCAGGAAAAGGAGAACAGGAACTTTTCATACCTGGGACCGGGTTGTTCATCCAGGGAACAAAACCTGGTCATGGCTCTGAGAAATGTCAAACAGCTTGTAAAGGTCCTTCAGAATTCAAACAGGATTTAATTCTGAATAGCTACAGGTATGATCGCATGCGAAGTTCTGGCACTGGCCCGTCTAGCATTCGGAAGACTGGGAATTTGAAGTTTTCTAGATACGTTAGGGGCTTGGCCCTTGTACCAAGGTCTCATTCTGATACAATATCGGGAACGCAAACACAAAATAGATCAATGAATacttttctgtattttaaaagccTCAGCAGCTAG